The following proteins are co-located in the Mesorhizobium australicum WSM2073 genome:
- a CDS encoding SOS response-associated peptidase, with protein sequence MCGRFALTATPDQTAALLGLAELEDFPARYNIAPTQPVLMVTAGVPRAPGSNLPDRQPMLVRWGLIPAWVKDTREFPLLFNARSEGAIEKASFKAAMRHRRALVPASGFYEWRQAGGKKGQPYWIRPRHGGLIAFAGLIETYAEPGGSEMDTGAILTVNANADIAHIHDRMPVVVDISDFARWLDCRTLEPRDVVDLLRPAQSDFFEAIPVSDLVNKVANTGPEIQERGEIGPEPEKVRRQKPSADDSQMTLF encoded by the coding sequence ATGTGCGGACGTTTTGCCTTGACCGCCACGCCGGACCAGACCGCTGCCTTGCTGGGCCTTGCGGAGCTGGAGGATTTCCCGGCCCGCTACAACATCGCACCGACACAGCCGGTCCTGATGGTGACCGCTGGCGTGCCGCGAGCCCCAGGCTCCAATCTGCCGGACCGGCAGCCGATGCTGGTGCGCTGGGGCCTGATCCCAGCTTGGGTGAAGGACACCAGGGAGTTTCCGCTGCTGTTCAACGCGCGCTCCGAAGGTGCGATCGAGAAGGCCTCGTTCAAGGCCGCCATGCGCCATCGCCGCGCGCTGGTGCCAGCATCCGGTTTCTACGAATGGCGGCAGGCCGGAGGCAAGAAGGGGCAACCCTATTGGATCCGGCCCAGGCATGGCGGGTTGATCGCCTTTGCAGGTCTGATCGAAACCTATGCCGAGCCCGGTGGCTCGGAGATGGACACCGGCGCTATCCTGACCGTCAACGCCAACGCCGATATCGCCCATATCCATGACCGAATGCCGGTGGTGGTCGATATTTCTGACTTTGCCCGTTGGCTGGATTGCCGCACGCTCGAACCGCGCGATGTCGTCGATTTGCTGCGGCCGGCGCAGTCCGATTTCTTCGAGGCGATCCCTGTCTCCGACCTCGTCAACAAGGTTGCCAACACTGGACCGGAGATTCAAGAGAGGGGCGAAATCGGGCCGGAACCCGAGAAGGTCAGGCGCCAGAAACCTAGCGCGGACGACAGTCAGATGACGCTGTTCTAG
- a CDS encoding NUDIX hydrolase, with the protein MNTARKVLPAVSVAVVRGDTVLLVKRARSPSQGLYAFPGGKVEAGETLEDAARRELMEETGLRAAGFRPLREIHIDGRLDSHPIDYLLTVFGATYAGGEAEASDDAETAAFYTLKEMTLLPLAGSVFAVAEELLGPVQAR; encoded by the coding sequence ATGAACACAGCACGCAAGGTACTTCCGGCCGTCTCGGTAGCCGTCGTGCGCGGCGACACCGTACTCTTGGTCAAGCGGGCGCGTTCGCCCTCGCAAGGGCTCTACGCTTTTCCTGGCGGTAAGGTCGAAGCCGGCGAGACGCTGGAGGACGCGGCACGGCGTGAACTGATGGAAGAGACCGGCTTGCGCGCCGCCGGCTTTCGCCCGCTTCGGGAAATCCACATCGACGGCAGGTTAGACAGCCATCCGATCGATTATCTCCTCACGGTCTTCGGCGCCACCTATGCCGGTGGCGAGGCCGAGGCCAGCGACGACGCCGAGACAGCCGCCTTCTATACACTCAAGGAGATGACCCTGCTGCCGCTCGCGGGCTCGGTGTTCGCGGTCGCCGAGGAACTCCTCGGTCCCGTTCAAGCCCGCTGA
- a CDS encoding TIGR02301 family protein, which translates to MNRPSVLLAICLAVSAVVPARPAFSAESPFEPGLMRLAEVLGSLHFLRNLCGEKGDQWRGEMEKLLDSENPDPERRARFIASFNRGYRSFGTYTQCTASATEAISRYMKEGETLSRDIASRYGN; encoded by the coding sequence ATGAACCGTCCGTCAGTGCTCCTTGCCATTTGCCTTGCCGTCAGCGCGGTCGTCCCGGCGCGGCCTGCCTTCAGTGCCGAGTCGCCGTTCGAGCCGGGGCTGATGCGATTGGCGGAAGTTCTCGGGTCGCTGCATTTCCTGCGCAATCTGTGCGGGGAGAAGGGCGACCAGTGGCGTGGCGAGATGGAAAAACTGCTCGATTCGGAAAACCCGGACCCGGAGCGCCGCGCCCGCTTCATCGCCAGCTTCAATCGCGGCTACCGTTCCTTCGGCACTTACACCCAGTGCACCGCTTCGGCCACTGAAGCCATCAGCCGTTACATGAAAGAAGGCGAGACGCTGTCGCGCGATATCGCCTCGCGGTATGGCAACTGA
- a CDS encoding dihydroorotase, with protein MTYDLILTGGIVVNHDGEGPRDIGVKGGRIAAIGDLRQASAGETIDCRGLHILPGVVDSQVHFREPGLEHKEDLETGSRAAVLGGVTAVFEMPNTNPLTTSEATFADKVRRGSGRMHCDFAFWVGGTRDNTRDVGELERLPGAAGIKVFMGSSTGDLLVEDDEGVASILRNTRRRAAFHSEDEFRLRERLDERVEGDPSSHPVWRDEIAALRCTERLVRIARAVRARIHVLHISTAEEILFLEQHKDVATCEATPHHLTLSADDYARLGTLIQMNPPVRDKRHRDGVWLGIAQGIVDVLGSDHAPHTLAEKAKPYPASPSGMTGVQTLVPIMLDHVNAGRLSLQRFVDLSSHGPQRIFGMARKGRIAAGYDADFTIVDMKRRETITNAQAGTKAGWTPYDGKQVTGWPVGTVIRGQRIMWDGEIVTPGQGTAVEFSEALPG; from the coding sequence ATGACCTACGACCTCATCCTGACAGGCGGCATAGTGGTCAATCATGACGGCGAGGGGCCACGCGACATCGGCGTGAAGGGCGGGCGCATCGCCGCGATCGGCGATCTGCGCCAGGCATCGGCTGGCGAGACGATCGACTGCCGGGGCCTGCATATCCTGCCCGGTGTCGTCGACAGCCAGGTGCATTTCCGTGAGCCGGGACTGGAACACAAGGAAGACCTGGAAACGGGTTCGCGGGCCGCGGTGCTGGGCGGTGTCACCGCCGTGTTCGAAATGCCCAACACCAATCCGCTGACCACCAGCGAGGCAACGTTTGCCGACAAGGTCCGGCGCGGCAGCGGCCGCATGCATTGCGATTTTGCTTTCTGGGTTGGCGGTACTCGCGACAATACCAGGGACGTCGGCGAGCTCGAACGTTTGCCGGGGGCTGCGGGAATAAAGGTCTTCATGGGATCGTCCACCGGTGACCTGCTGGTCGAGGACGATGAAGGCGTCGCCTCGATCCTGAGGAATACCCGCCGTCGCGCCGCTTTTCATTCGGAAGACGAGTTCCGGCTGCGCGAGCGCCTGGACGAGCGCGTCGAGGGCGATCCGTCATCGCATCCGGTCTGGCGTGATGAGATCGCCGCCTTGCGCTGCACCGAGCGGCTGGTGCGCATCGCGCGCGCCGTTCGTGCCCGCATCCATGTCCTGCACATCTCGACCGCCGAGGAGATCCTGTTCCTCGAACAGCACAAGGATGTTGCGACCTGTGAAGCCACGCCGCACCATCTGACGCTGAGCGCCGACGACTATGCGCGGCTTGGCACGCTGATCCAGATGAACCCGCCGGTGCGGGACAAACGCCATCGCGACGGCGTCTGGCTTGGCATAGCGCAAGGCATCGTCGACGTGCTCGGCTCCGACCACGCGCCGCACACGCTGGCCGAGAAGGCAAAACCCTATCCGGCCTCGCCGTCGGGCATGACCGGCGTGCAGACGCTGGTGCCGATCATGCTCGACCATGTCAACGCCGGCCGGCTGAGCCTGCAGCGCTTCGTCGATCTCTCCAGCCATGGCCCGCAGCGCATCTTCGGCATGGCCAGAAAAGGCCGCATCGCCGCCGGCTATGACGCCGACTTCACCATTGTCGACATGAAGCGGCGCGAGACCATCACCAACGCGCAGGCCGGCACGAAAGCCGGCTGGACCCCCTATGACGGCAAGCAGGTCACGGGATGGCCGGTCGGCACGGTCATTCGCGGTCAGCGCATTATGTGGGACGGCGAAATCGTGACGCCAGGCCAGGGCACGGCGGTGGAGTTTTCCGAGGCGCTGCCGGGTTAG
- a CDS encoding YgfZ/GcvT domain-containing protein yields MPFALLKDRALITVSGPDAEHFLQNILTTDLDTLGNGEAKPGALLTPQGKILFDFLISRAGENAFRIECRADISDDFIRRLMLYKLRAKVEIAKSGQALVTVAWGKESIASESDSTALADRRFGDEGVTRFHAGTADGGDIGAWQAFRIAHGVAESGADYALGDAFPHDVLLDEMGGVGFKKGCYVGQEVVSRMQHRGTARRRVLIVQAGLPLPSAGAELTVGGRPVGTLGSSATVTGLAIARIDRVKAALDAGQPILAGDVPVTLIIPSWAKFSFPQEIAGAEEA; encoded by the coding sequence ATGCCCTTTGCCCTGCTGAAAGACCGCGCGCTCATCACCGTCTCCGGCCCGGATGCCGAGCATTTTCTGCAGAACATCCTGACCACCGATCTCGATACGCTTGGCAATGGCGAGGCAAAGCCGGGCGCGCTTTTGACGCCGCAAGGCAAGATCCTGTTCGACTTCCTGATCTCACGGGCAGGCGAAAACGCCTTCCGCATCGAATGCCGTGCCGATATTTCAGACGATTTCATTCGCCGGCTGATGCTCTACAAGCTTCGCGCCAAGGTCGAGATTGCGAAGTCGGGACAGGCACTTGTCACTGTCGCCTGGGGAAAAGAGTCAATCGCCTCAGAAAGTGATTCAACCGCGCTTGCCGACAGGCGCTTTGGCGACGAAGGCGTCACGCGCTTCCATGCCGGCACCGCGGACGGTGGCGACATTGGCGCGTGGCAGGCCTTTCGCATTGCCCACGGCGTCGCCGAGAGCGGGGCCGACTATGCACTTGGCGATGCGTTCCCGCATGACGTGCTGCTCGACGAAATGGGCGGCGTCGGCTTCAAGAAGGGCTGCTATGTCGGCCAGGAGGTCGTCTCGCGCATGCAGCATCGAGGCACCGCCCGGCGGCGCGTGCTGATTGTCCAGGCTGGGCTTCCCCTGCCCTCTGCGGGTGCCGAGCTAACCGTCGGTGGGCGGCCGGTCGGCACGCTCGGCTCGAGTGCTACCGTGACAGGGCTCGCCATCGCCCGCATCGACAGGGTGAAGGCGGCGCTCGATGCCGGCCAGCCGATCCTGGCGGGTGACGTACCGGTGACGCTCATCATCCCCAGTTGGGCCAAATTCAGCTTTCCGCAGGAAATCGCCGGCGCGGAGGAAGCCTGA
- a CDS encoding HD family hydrolase, whose amino-acid sequence MAADRAGAPPRAWQRMLSGRRLDLLDPSPLDIEISDIAHGLARVARWNGQTSGEHAFSVAQHSLLVEALFNELVPKASADDQLAALLHDAPEYVIGDMISPFKSVMGGSYKDCEVRLQRAIHLRFSLPPEPGAILRKEIKRADQIAAYFEATLLAGFSTAEATEFFGRPRGFSAERFDFAPRSVTSAQNAFLKRFSAIEKSRHHVPTSALG is encoded by the coding sequence ATGGCGGCAGACCGCGCCGGTGCGCCGCCACGGGCATGGCAGCGTATGCTGTCCGGCCGCCGGCTCGACCTTCTCGACCCTTCGCCGCTCGACATCGAGATCTCGGACATCGCCCATGGGCTTGCCCGCGTCGCCCGCTGGAACGGCCAGACCAGCGGCGAGCACGCCTTTTCGGTTGCCCAGCATTCACTGCTGGTCGAGGCACTGTTCAACGAGCTGGTGCCCAAGGCTTCGGCCGACGACCAATTGGCGGCGCTGCTGCACGATGCGCCCGAATATGTCATCGGCGACATGATCTCGCCATTCAAGTCGGTGATGGGCGGCAGCTACAAGGACTGCGAAGTGCGCCTGCAGCGCGCCATCCATCTGCGCTTCTCGCTGCCGCCGGAACCGGGTGCGATCCTGCGCAAGGAGATCAAGCGCGCCGACCAGATCGCCGCCTATTTCGAGGCGACGCTGCTTGCCGGGTTTTCGACCGCCGAGGCGACCGAGTTCTTCGGCCGGCCGCGCGGTTTTTCCGCCGAGCGCTTCGACTTCGCGCCACGCTCGGTGACCTCAGCGCAGAATGCGTTCCTGAAGCGGTTTTCGGCGATCGAGAAGTCGCGGCATCACGTTCCGACGTCCGCGCTAGGATAG